A single region of the Nicotiana sylvestris chromosome 6, ASM39365v2, whole genome shotgun sequence genome encodes:
- the LOC104233835 gene encoding histone-lysine N-methyltransferase, H3 lysine-9 specific SUVH6-like: MASVSNDGLSNESVKKRLSENGYHSYLGIIPKYKVRKVSAVRDFPPGCGNISPKVDLNHEQDAVVSTNEDMANIVLVDVVKDSNSEIESRSVEAVDCLVNMEEHEKLDRLIGEVVSKNMGAIANELGEKISDDKSLGFELPKDLEISEMELSKETEDIQTDTLVKGVNEERSLPLVENVCGGHKTSVREIGGATDEPSPVSQVKVVLPPQQLISVMENASPPPKNKYRKRRVSAVRDFPPFCGTNVPKPTEQNFYGVTEESKDVAGFNKAVINNEVIETLRDVTDTGALQERLVESEEADSLRERDIASPKDRVLEQITMVHSEEQEGIQNDFDGRSQMERTVVMPETMTKKENDAGVVGKEIVVHSEDESEKTTSATSALGCGNEMVGPITQGAETYCAWEQRKKKSLDGPVSGNEIVVSQVKDNLTKTAVSACGSGHEIVKPIVQGLMAEPHCPWRQGKQTSVDCAVSGNQDEKSPLSWRKKAKAVARKSNPRGKKKSASGGEATNEFSRALVVFDDEGSALHAVSNDGAHSLNREALHEDRPVGQGRREFDVTLPPFGPNSSSHGDARTKVRETLRMFQAICRKLLQEEESKSRPEEAKPRQGSNRIDLQAAKIIKAKGKEVNTGQHILGEVPGVEVGDEFQYRVELAIVGVHRLYQAGIDYMKQGGMLIAISIVSSGVYDDAVEDADVLIYSGQGGNVVGKVKTPEDQKLERGNLALKNSISVQNPVRVIRGSKETKTSESVDGKGKVVTTYIYDGLYKVDNFWTEQGPKGKMVFMFKLVRIPGQPELAWKEVKSSKKSKVRHGVCVHDITEGKDTLPISAVNTIDGEKPPPFTYIKKMIYPDWFQRSPPKGCDCIGRCSDSKRCSCAVKNGGEIPYNRNGAIVEVKPLVYECGPSCKCPPSCYNRVGQHGIKIPLEIFKTNSRGWGVRALTSIPSGTFICEYAGELLEDKEAERRIGSDEYLFDIGQNYSDCSVNSSTQAELSEVVEEGGYTIDAAQCGNVGRFINHSCSPNLYAQNVLYDHEDKKMPHIMFFAADNIPPLAELSYHYNYSVDQVRDSNGNIKVKKCYCGSSECSGRMY; this comes from the coding sequence ATGGCGTCAGTGTCAAATGATGGGTTATCCAATGAGAGCGTGAAGAAGCGGCTGTCAGAAAATGGTTACCACTCGTATTTGGGCATTATACCAAAATATAAAGTTCGGAAAGTCTCAGCAGTACGAGATTTTCCTCCAGGATGTGGTAATATCTCTCCAAAAGTTGATTTGAATCATGAACAAGATGCCGTTGTGTCCACTAATGAAGATATGGCTAACATTGTGTTGGTTGATGTTGTTAAAGATTCTAACAGTGAGATCGAATCACGGTCAGTTGAAGCTGTGGACTGTCTAGTTAACATGGAGGAGCATGAAAAGTTGGATAGGTTAATAGGGGAAGTGGTATCGAAAAACATGGGTGCAATAGCAAATGAGTTGGGAGAAAAAATAAGTGACGACAAATCTCTTGGATTTGAGTTGCCTAAAGATCTTGAAATTAGTGAAATGGAGCTTTCCAAGGAAACGGAAGACATCCAGACTGACACTTTAGTGAAGGGAGTTAATGAAGAGAGAAGTTTACCTTTGGTCGAAAATGTTTGTGGTGGACACAAGACATCTGTGCGGGAAATTGGCGGTGCCACTGATGAACCAAGTCCTGTTAGTCAAGTCAAAGTGGTTTTGCCACCTCAGCAGCTAATTAGTGTTATGGAAAATGCTTCCCCCCCGCCAAAGAATAAGTACCGCAAAAGAAGAGTATCTGCTGTTCGTGACTTCCCTCCATTTTGTGGAACAAATGTTCCTAAGCCAACTGAACAGAATTTCTATGGTGTTACTGAAGAAAGCAAGGATGTGGCTGGGTTCAATAAGGCAGTTATAAATAATGAAGTGATTGAGACACTGAGAGATGTTACGGACACTGGGGCATTGCAAGAGAGGTTGGTTGAAAGTGAGGAGGCTGATTCTCTGAGAGAGAGGGACATTGCTAGTCCCAAAGATAGGGTGTTGGAGCAAATAACAATGGTTCACAGTGAAGAACAGGAAGGTATCCAAAATGATTTTGATGGAAGAAGTCAGATGGAAAGAACTGTGGTTATGCCCGAGACAATGACGAAAAAGGAGAATGATGCAGGAGTTGTGGGAAAGGAGATTGTTGTACATTCAGAGGATGAAAGTGAAAAGACAACTAGTGCAACTAGTGCTCTTGGTTGTGGAAATGAAATGGTTGGGCCGATTACGCAGGGTGCTGAGACGTATTGTGCATGGgagcaaaggaaaaaaaagagtttaGATGGCCCTGTGAGTGGAAATGAAATTGTTGTCTCACAGGTCAAAGACAATCTGACAAAGACTGCAGTCAGTGCTTGTGGTTCTGGGCATGAAATAGTTAAGCCAATTGTGCAAGGTCTGATGGCCGAGCCACACTGTCCATGGAGGCAGGGAAAGCAAACTAGTGTAGATTGTGCGGTGAGTGGAAACCAAGATGAGAAGTCTCCTCTGTCTTGGCGCAAGAAGGCTAAAGCTGTCGCCAGAAAAAGTAATCCTAGGGGTAAGAAAAAATCAGCTTCTGGTGGCGAAGCTACCAATGAATTTTCAAGGGCACTAGTTGTGTTCGATGACGAAGGATCTGCTTTACATGCTGTCAGCAACGATGGAGCTCACAGTTTGAATAGGGAAGCACTACATGAAGATCGTCCCGTTGGACAAGGACGACGTGAATTTGACGTGACCCTACCACCTTTTGGTCCAAACAGTTCTAGTCATGGTGATGCCCGAACTAAAGTTAGAGAGACTCTTCGTATGTTTCAGGCTATCTGTAGAAAGCTCTTGCAAGAAGAAGAGTCAAAGTCAAGACCTGAAGAAGCAAAACCGAGGCAAGGGTCAAACAGAATTGATCTTCAAGCGGCAAAAATCATCAAGGCAAAAGGAAAAGAAGTTAACACAGGTCAGCACATACTGGGAGAAGTTCCTGGAGTTGAAGTTGGAGATGAGTTCCAATACAGGGTGGAACTTGCTATTGTGGGGGTTCATCGCCTATATCAGGCTGGTATAGATTACATGAAGCAGGGAGGTATGCTGATCGCGATTAGTATTGTTTCTTCAGGGGTCTATGATGATGCTGTGGAAGATGCTGATGTATTGATTTATTCTGGGCAAGGCGGAAATGTGGTAGGTAAGGTCAAAACTCCTGAGGATCAGAAGCTTGAAAGAGGTAATTTAGCTTTGAAGAATAGTATATCAGTTCAGAATCCTGTTCGGGTGATTCGTGGATCCAAGGAGACGAAAACGTCTGAATCTGTGGATGGTAAAGGTAAGGTAGTGACAACATATATTTATGATGGGTTGTACAAGGTTGATAATTTTTGGACAGAACAAGGGCCAAAGGGTAAGATGGTTTTTATGTTTAAGTTGGTGAGAATTCCTGGTCAACCAGAGCTTGCTTGGAAAGAAGTGAAGTCATCAAAAAAGTCCAAAGTGCGGCATGGTGTTTGTGTCCATGACATTACAGAAGGAAAGGATACACTCCCGATAAGTGCTGTGAACACAATTGATGGTGAGAAACCTCCACCATTCACTTATATCAAGAAGATGATATATCCTGACTGGTTCCAGCGATCTCCTCCTAAAGGTTGTGATTGTATCGGTAGATGTTCTGATTCCAAGAGGTGCTCATGTGCAGTTAAAAATGGAGGCGAGATCCCATACAACCGTAATGGAGCTATTGTTGAAGTGAAGCCTCTTGTCTATGAATGTGGTCCTTCTTGTAAATGTCCCCCCTCTTGCTACAATAGAGTCGGCCAACACGGTATTAAAATTCCACTTGAGATCTTTAAGACAAATTCAAGGGGATGGGGTGTGAGAGCTTTAACATCTATTCCTTCAGGAACCTTTATCTGTGAGTATGCAGGAGAGCTTCTTGAAGACAAGGAAGCTGAACGAAGAATTGGTAGTGACGAATACCTTTTTGATATTGGGCAGAACTATAGCGATTGTTCTGTGAACTCTTCCACACAAGCAGAATTAAGTGAGGTAGTAGAAGAGGGTGGTTATACAATTGATGCAGCTCAGTGTGGAAATGTCGGGCGATTTATCAATCACAGTTGTTCACCTAACTTGTATGCACAAAACGTTCTTTATGATCACGAAGATAAGAAAATGCCTCATATCATGTTCTTTGCAGCAGATAACATTCCTCCTTTGGCGGAGCTGAGTTACCATTATAATTATTCCGTGGATCAGGTACGTGACTCCAATGGCAATATCAAGGTGAAGAAATGCTATTGTGGATCTTCAGAGTGTAGCGGTCGGATGTACTAG
- the LOC104233837 gene encoding expansin-like B1, whose amino-acid sequence MEREMWQQSSTPDPVNLSYRISSLEYPIHNSSNYTSSAFSTSFLRQNDLYQQQYNCIFLCMVLLLPTLCYSNNYVSRTAYYTTPDGMGIPTGACGYGENGKDVNNGEVCAASKRLYKNGAACGACYQVRCKDKGLCSDEGTKVVVTDTGEGHGTDFILSYRAYAKLAKQPNMAQQLFAKGVVEVEYRRVSCKYGNLMLKIHEHSKYPHYLAIVVMNQGGATDILAVQVMQEETKEWISMRRVYGAVFDLSSPPSGELNVRFLTSAGAETKWVQSDKAVIPAEWKAGLLYIHSALLDMKIQVLSHISGATW is encoded by the exons ATGGAAAGAGAAATGTGGCAGCAATCGTCGACCCCGGACCCTGTAAACCTCAGCTATAGGATTTCCTCACTCGAATATCCCATTCACAACTCTTCTAACTACACTTCTTCTGCCTTTTCTACCTCTTTCTTAAGGCAAAATGATCTCtatcaacaacaatataattgCATTTTTCTCTGCATGGTTTTGCTATTGCCTACGCTTTGCTACAGCAATAATTATGTTTCCAGAACTGCCTATTACACTACCCCTGATGGCATGGGGATACCAA CCGGAGCGTGTGGCTATGGAGAAAATGGCAAAGATGTCAACAATGGGGAGGTTTGTGCAGCCTCCAAACGGCTTTACAAAAATGGAGCTGCCTGTGGAGCTTGCTACCAG GTAAGGTGCAAGGACAAGGGGTTGTGCAGTGACGAGGGAACAAAAGTAGTGGTGACGGACACTGGAGAAGGACATGGAACAGACTTCATTCTCAGCTACCGCGCCTATGCTAAATTGGCTAAGCAACCTAATATGGCTCAGCAATTGTTTGCTAAAGGCGTAGTTGAAGTAGAATATCGTAGAGTTTCTTGCAAATATGGAAATCTCATGCTTAAAATCCACGAACATAGCAAGTACCCTCACTATCTTGCTATAGTTGTTATGAATCAAGGTGGTGCTACTGACATTCTTGCTGTCCAAG tGATGCAGGAGGAAACAAAAGAATGGATATCAATGAGGAGGGTTTATGGAGCAGTGTTCGACCTATCGAGCCCACCAAGTGGAGAACTTAACGTGAGGTTCCTAACAAGTGCTGGTGCTGAAACCAAATGGGTGCAGTCAGACAAGGCTGTAATTCCTGCTGAATGGAAAGCTGGGCTATTATATATACATTCAGCTCTCTTAGACATGAAAATACAAGTGTTATCACATATTAGTGGCGCTACTTGGTGA
- the LOC138871602 gene encoding uncharacterized protein, which translates to MCNAMGTEKLKTLVIGTVAKPHCYKNVTMASLPHINYFYNKKAWMTCEIFKKYMLNLNAKFEDENCKILLLMDNATSHDIEEYESQLTRIKVHHLPPNTTSHLQPVDAGIIANFKVKHKSCFIKHLIDEYERNGSHPLSSDNK; encoded by the exons ATGTGTAATGCTATGG GGACAGAGAAACTAAAAACTCTAGTGATTGGAACTGTTGCTAAACCTCATTGCTATAAGAATGTAACTATGGCCTCCTTGCCGCACATCAATTATTTTTATAACAAGAAAGCATGGATGACTtgtgaaattttcaaaaaatacatGCTTAATCTAAATGCCAAATTTGAAGATGAAAATTGCAAGATTTTATTGTTGATGGACAATGCCACTTCTCATGACATTGAGGAATACGAAAGTCAATTAACACGTATTAAG GTTCATCATCTCCCACCTAATACGACATCACATCTTCAACCTGTTGATGCTGGTATAATTGCAAATTTTAAAGTTAAGCACAAAAGCTGCTTCATCAAACATTTGATTGATGAATATGAGCGCAATGGGAGCCATCCATTATCTAGTGACAACAAATAA